One segment of Hemitrygon akajei chromosome 15, sHemAka1.3, whole genome shotgun sequence DNA contains the following:
- the pou4f3 gene encoding POU domain, class 4, transcription factor 3 — protein sequence MMAMNGKQQFSMHPILQEPKYPSLHTSSDAMRRVCLPTPPLQSNIFGGFDESLLARAEALAAVDVVAHSKSHHHFKPDITYHTMSSVPCSSSSSTLAISHPSTLSSHHVHPGHQILDTELLDISPSLTGMAGPDPSSMLSTQAHSHNLNTMGNLHQAMSMSHPHSFATHNGMPCLNDVEADPRELEAFAERFKQRRIKLGVTQADVGSALANLKIPGVGSLSQSTICRFESLTLSHNNMIALKPVLQTWLEEAENAYREKANKPEMFSSSERKRKRTSIAAPEKRSLEAYFAIQPRPSSEKIAAIAEKLDLKKNVVRVWFCNQRQKQKRMKYSANH from the exons ATGATGGCTATGAACGGGAAGCAACAGTTCAGTATGCACCCAATTCTCCAGGAGCCCAAGTACCCGAGCTTGCACACCAGCTCAGATGCCATGAGGAGGGTTTGTCTACCAACCCCACCG CTTCAGAGCAATATATTCGGCGGCTTTGACGAGTCTCTGTTAGCCCGCGCTGAAGCTTTGGCAGCTGTGGATGTGGTAGCTCACAGCAAGAGTCACCACCACTTCAAGCCGGACATCACCTACCATACCATGAGCAGCGTCCCCTGCAGCTCCAGCTCATCGACCCTCGCCATCTCTCATCCGTCGACGCTGTCGTCTCACCATGTCCACCCCGGCCACCAGATACTGGACACCGAGCTGCTGGACATCTCCCCGAGTTTGACGGGTATGGCAGGACCAGACCCATCGTCGATGCTCTCCACGCAAGCCCACTCTCACAACCTCAACACCATGGGGAATCTACACCAAGCGATGTCCATGAGCCACCCTCACTCCTTCGCCACCCACAACGGTATGCCGTGCCTAAACGACGTAGAAGCCGACCCCAGGGAGCTGGAAGCTTTTGCCGAGAGGTTTAAGCAGAGGAGAATCAAACTGGGAGTGACACAGGCTGATGTCGGCTCTGCCTTGGCCAATTTGAAGATTCCCGGGGTGGGCTCCCTCAGTCAGAGTACCATCTGCAGGTTCGAATCCTTGACTCTTTCGCACAATAACATGATCGCACTTAAGCCGGTGCTTCAGACGTGGCTGGAAGAGGCGGAAAAcgcttacagagagaaggcaaacAAGCCGGAGATGTTCAGCTCCAGTGAGAGAAAGCGCAAGCGGACCTCCATCGCCGCTCCGGAGAAGCGCTCTCTGGAAGCTTACTTTGCCATCCAGCCCCGTCCCTCCTCAGAGAAAATCGCAGCGATCGCAGAGAAGTTAGACCTTAAGAAAAATGTGGTAAGGGTCTGGTTTTGCAATCAAAGACAGAAGCAGAAGCGGAtgaaatactcagcaaatcacTGA